In Danaus plexippus chromosome 6, MEX_DaPlex, whole genome shotgun sequence, a single window of DNA contains:
- the LOC116778736 gene encoding methionine aminopeptidase 1D, mitochondrial isoform X1 translates to MERTRQVFTTVGTFWRTKIKRFGLYEKVLPVNTTLSRAVPEHIPKPDYITGTPLYIGKKIEIKNEEQITGMRGSCKLAANILKRLDPFIQPGVTTDDIDELVHALSIDAGAYPSPLHYKGFPKSVCTSVNNVAVHGIPDLRPLISGDIVNVDITVFYKGYHGDCSKTFLVGDVDDKGLHLVQATEDCLDQAIKICGPGVPFCDIGLRIYRVAKKHKLTVLPAFIGHGIGSYFHGPPEIHHTLNRYPGLMQPGMTFTIEPVLSHGSEYTVILNDGWTAVTEDNSRAAQVEHTILITNDGAEILTK, encoded by the exons atggAACGAACGAGACAAGTATTTACAACTGTTGGTACATTTTGGAGAACGAAAAT AAAACGATTTGGTTTGTATGAAAAAGTGCTTCCTGTGAATACAACACTCAGTCGCGCAGTACCTGAACATATACCAAAGCCAGATTATATAACAGGCACCCCTCTttatataggaaaaaaaattgaaataaaaaatgaagaaCAAATTACTGGAATGAGAGGTAGTTGCAAATTAGctgcaaatattttgaaacgtCTAGATCCCTTTATACAG ccAGGTGTAACTACTGATGACATAGATGAATTAGTTCATGCATTGAGCATAGATGCCGGTGCTTACCCATCACCTCTTCACTACAAAGGCTTCCCCAAAAGTGTGTGTACATCTGTCAACAATGTAGCTGTACATGGAATACCAGATCTTAGACCTCTAATAAGCGGAGATATTGTAAATGTGGATATAAct GTGTTCTATAAGGGCTATCACGGAGACTgctcaaaaacttttttagtTGGTGATGTTGATGATAAAGGATTACATCTAGTGCAGGCAACTGAAGATTGCTTGGATCAG gccataaaaatatgtggACCAGGTGTACCATTTTGTGATATAGGTCTGAGAATATACCGAGTAGCAAAGAAGCACAAGCTAACAGTTCTACCAGCCTTTATCGGACATGGGATTGGAAGCTACTTCCATGGTCCACCAGAGATTCATCATACat TGAATCGTTATCCCGGACTTATGCAACCTGGAATGACTTTTACAATAGAACCTGTATTATCTCACGGTAGCGAATACACTGTGATATTGAATGACGGCTGGACAGCTGTCACTGAAGACAACTCCCGCGCCGCGCAAGTCGAACACACAATACTCATCACGAACGACGGCGCTGAAATTCTaactaaatga
- the LOC116778736 gene encoding methionine aminopeptidase 1D, mitochondrial isoform X2, with translation MRIPKALSPRLQKQLLKRFGLYEKVLPVNTTLSRAVPEHIPKPDYITGTPLYIGKKIEIKNEEQITGMRGSCKLAANILKRLDPFIQPGVTTDDIDELVHALSIDAGAYPSPLHYKGFPKSVCTSVNNVAVHGIPDLRPLISGDIVNVDITVFYKGYHGDCSKTFLVGDVDDKGLHLVQATEDCLDQAIKICGPGVPFCDIGLRIYRVAKKHKLTVLPAFIGHGIGSYFHGPPEIHHTLNRYPGLMQPGMTFTIEPVLSHGSEYTVILNDGWTAVTEDNSRAAQVEHTILITNDGAEILTK, from the exons ATGAGAATACCTAAAGCATTAAGTCCTCGTCTTCAAAAGCAATTATT AAAACGATTTGGTTTGTATGAAAAAGTGCTTCCTGTGAATACAACACTCAGTCGCGCAGTACCTGAACATATACCAAAGCCAGATTATATAACAGGCACCCCTCTttatataggaaaaaaaattgaaataaaaaatgaagaaCAAATTACTGGAATGAGAGGTAGTTGCAAATTAGctgcaaatattttgaaacgtCTAGATCCCTTTATACAG ccAGGTGTAACTACTGATGACATAGATGAATTAGTTCATGCATTGAGCATAGATGCCGGTGCTTACCCATCACCTCTTCACTACAAAGGCTTCCCCAAAAGTGTGTGTACATCTGTCAACAATGTAGCTGTACATGGAATACCAGATCTTAGACCTCTAATAAGCGGAGATATTGTAAATGTGGATATAAct GTGTTCTATAAGGGCTATCACGGAGACTgctcaaaaacttttttagtTGGTGATGTTGATGATAAAGGATTACATCTAGTGCAGGCAACTGAAGATTGCTTGGATCAG gccataaaaatatgtggACCAGGTGTACCATTTTGTGATATAGGTCTGAGAATATACCGAGTAGCAAAGAAGCACAAGCTAACAGTTCTACCAGCCTTTATCGGACATGGGATTGGAAGCTACTTCCATGGTCCACCAGAGATTCATCATACat TGAATCGTTATCCCGGACTTATGCAACCTGGAATGACTTTTACAATAGAACCTGTATTATCTCACGGTAGCGAATACACTGTGATATTGAATGACGGCTGGACAGCTGTCACTGAAGACAACTCCCGCGCCGCGCAAGTCGAACACACAATACTCATCACGAACGACGGCGCTGAAATTCTaactaaatga
- the LOC116779169 gene encoding uncharacterized protein LOC116779169 — protein MKIPYVVSLNTREAYSTWQTMKSSPGEAPRKIVAEDFEWDDDFTPAPLTFFAALSLSRVFHRINPLRKILQKDVDILMDLYLADIPLKYSVPYIKDEQYWKRSFFSKFPSRKEMGVTFWKGKFLSACLQDYLENVNPDVFIEEDAITLAKLVSPYIFELSLNQMQMVRQPTPSIPYEHLVEDTCEFSVPKVYDHIPLEPVLCRLYNLKEISLIFGINNLEDNYLTRYFEFSIADCESMCRGLEYLNHLATFRINRSNLDCSKVKVILQNLVKKETIEELDFNHCKIGDYGMKALGGFIFIHKNVRRVRIANNRFKEAGVQGIAYALQMKPAAPIELLDFSLNPMSLECATIFAAAFVRCREKPQTLIVNSCGFRGKSAEKMAGLLSLNRGLTRLDMAANDLSGEAENTLIRVLEVNKKILRIDLRCTHISDETQARVNELLERNKKLIGQETETSDEIPPLYLNEPEYLIWEYNPNNPNYIPGRYPERIPEV, from the exons ATGAAAATCCCATATGTTGTGTCATTGAATACGCGGGAGGCCTATAGCACATGGCAAACCATGAAATCCTCCCCGGGGGAAGCTCCGCGCAAGATTGTAGCGGAAGATTTCGAATGGGATGACGACTTCACTCCAGCGCCTCTCACATTCTTTGCCGCACTTTCGCTTTCTAGAGTATTTCATAGAATTAATCCGCTGCGGAAAATATTGCAAAAGGATGTCGATATTCTTATGGATTTGTATCTAGCTGATATACCCCTTAAGTATAGCGTACCGTATATAAAG GATGAACAATATTGGAAGCGATCATTCTTTTCCAAATTCCCATCGCGCAAGGAAATGGGGGTAACTTTCTGGAAAGGCAAATTTTTATCTGCTTGCCTACAAGACTATTTGGAAAATGTTAACCCTGATGTCTTTATTGAAGAAGATGCAATCACTTTAGCAAAATTG GTTAGtccatatatatttgaattgagCTTAAATCAAATGCAAATGGTGCGACAGCCTACACCATCTATACCATATGAACATTTAGTTGAAGACACTTGTGAATTTAGCGTGCCTAAAGTCTACGATCACATCCCTTTAGAACCAGTTCTCTGTAGACTATACAATCTTAAAGAAATTTCTCTTATTTTTGGTATAAACAATCTTGAGGACAATTATTTAACGAGATATTTCGAGTTTTCTATAGCAGATTGTGAGTCTATGTGCAGAGGACtcgaatatttaaatcatctaGCAACTTTTCGTATTAACCGGAGTAATTTGGACTGTTCcaaagtaaaagtaatattacaaaaccTCGTGAAAAAGGAAACAATCGAAGAATTAGACTTTAATCACTGCAAGATTGGAGATTATGGTATGAAGGCTTTAGGgggatttattttcatacataaaaacGTGAGGCGAGTTAGAATAGCTAACAACAGATTCAAAGAAGCTGGCGTTCAAGGTATTGCCTACGCTCTACAGATGAAGCCAGCTGCTCCTATTGAATTGCTGG aTTTCAGTTTGAATCCTATGTCCTTGGAATGCGCAACAATCTTTGCGGCCGCTTTTGTGAGGTGTAGGGAGAAACCTCAGACTCTAATAGTAAATTCTTGCGGATTCCGCGGAAAATCTGCTGAAAAG atggCCGGTTTACTAAGTCTCAACCGTGGTTTGACTAGATTGGATATGGCTGCCAATGATTTATCTGGCGAGGCAGAGAATACTCTGATACGTGTTTtggaagtaaataaaaaaattttgagaaTTGATCTGCGTTGTACAC ACATTTCTGATGAGACGCAGGCGAGAGTGAACGAGCTTTTGGAGAGAAATAAAAAGCTAATAGGCCAAGAGACAGAGACGAGTGATGAAATTCCACCGCTGTACCTCAATGAGCCAGAGTATCTGATATGGGAGTATAATCCTAATAATCCGAATTACATACCCGGACGATATCCGGAGAGAATTCCGGaggtttaa